Genomic DNA from Candidatus Koribacter versatilis Ellin345:
TGAATTCGCCACTGCGCTCGCGGATGCCGACGTCTTCGGGACCTTCGGACGCGAACGCATTTACGCGGCATCGCGCTGGACGGCCGCCGATCCCGCGACACCGGCGTTCCAGGCGTTGAAGATCTATCGCAACTACGACGGCGCGCACCACGCCTTCGGCACAACGTCGGTCAGCGCAACCAACAACGGCAACTCGAGCTTGTTTAGCAGCTATGGCGCGATTGGCTTGAACAACACGCAAGTTACGCTGATGCTTATCAACAAAGACCCGTCGAATGCGGCGACGACGACGCTGAACATCGCGGGTTTCACGCCGACATCGCGCAAGGTGTATCAGCTCACGACTGCACACCCGACGAGCATCACGCTGGTTTCGTCGGGCGCGTGGTCGTCGAGCATCACGGTGCCGGCGTATTCACTCACGCTCATTCTCGCCAACGGCACCATGACCGCGCCGTCAGCGGAGTGGGACCTGAATCCCGACGCAACGATGGTTCCGGCGAATGGCACCGCGATTCTGTCGCCCAACATCACCAGCGGCACGGGCTCAGTGACGATGACCGCGGTCACGAGCGACGCGGGTATCACCGTGACGAACACCACGCCCACGATCACCCCGACCACAAAGGGCCGGCTGACAGTGAAGGCCGGAGCGACTTCCGGGATCTACAAATTCACCGTGACCGGCAAGGACAACACCAACATCACGCAGACGAAGTCGGGCTGGATCCTCGTCGGCAATCCGTCGGCGACGCTGGCGAAGACCGGCGATCTGCAGACCGCGCCGCACGGAACGCAGATCACGTTGACGGCGACGCTGGGGCCGGGATCTTCCGGCGGTACGGCGGGCGGTGCGACGGTGCGGTTTACCGCGTCGGCAGGAACGCTGACAGCACGCAATGTGACCACCGATTCCACCGGAAAGGCGACGGTGAAACTGACGTTGCCGGCAACGGCGGGAACGGTGACTGTAACTGCGGAAGGCCCGTTTGGGTTGGGACATCCGGTGGCGACGTTTACCGAAACGGCCAATTGACGCGGGTTTGCGCCGCTTTGGCGTTCTGTACCACCATCGGTGTGTCAAGAGCCCGAAAGGTAGTATTTTGGCTGTAAGTTGCTCAATTGACGCGGAATATAAATTCGGAAAAAGTGTCCGGTTTACCCCTTCCGCTTTGATATTCTGAATATAGATAGAGAAAACAACAGGGGGACAGAGCACAATCTGTCCCCCTTAACTTTTGGGCGCGAGCGCCTCAATGGGAATGGGGAGCGTTTGCGTCTCGCCCGAAGCGTGAGGGTCACTGTAAGATAGTTTGTTCTCATAAACATCAAGGAGTGTCTATGTCTTCTTCTACTGCCGTGGCGGTAGCCGAACTGGAACCGAAAGCCATCTGGAAGCACTTCGAGGCGCTGACCAAGATTCCTCGCCCCTCGACGAAGGAAGATGCCGCCCGCAAGTACGTGATCGGTATCGCCGAAAAGCACGGTCTGAAACATGTGATGGATGCGGCGGGGAACCTCGTGGTGAGCAAGCCGGCGACGAAGGGCCGCGAACATGCCCCGATGGCCGCGCTGCAAGGGCACCTCGACATGGTGTGCGAGAAGAACGAAGGCACGCACTTTGACTTCGATAAGGACGCGATCAAAGTCATCCGCGGCGAAGATTGGCTCTACGCCGACGGCACCACGCTCGGTTCCGACAACGGCGTAGGCGTCGCGACTGCGCTGGCTGTGATGGAGAGCAAGGACATCGCGCATGGGCCGCTGGAATTCGTGTTCACGATTGACGAAGAGACCGGTTTGACCGGCGCTTCGGACTTCCAGCCGGGGCTGCTGAAGTCGAAGTACTTCCTCAACCTCGACGGCGAAGAGAAGGGAACGCTTTGCATTGGTTGCGCGGGCGGTGTGAACACTCCGGCGCACCGCAAGGTGACGAAGAAAGCCGCACCCGCCGGTACGGCGCTGCGCGTGAAAGTTTCCGGACTGAAGGGCGGCCACTCCGGCGTGGACATCCACCTTGGACGCGGCAACGCGGTGCGCATTCTGGGGCGCGTGTTGGAAACTCTGCTGCGCGACGAACACGCGAATCTCGCCGACATCAAGGGCGGCAGCGCGCACAACGCGATTCCGCGCGAGGCCTACGCGGTTGTAGTGATCGATCCGAAGCGCGAAGAAGAAGTGAAGACCGTGGTGGCACGCATCGCGGAGGACGTGAAGGCGGAGTTGGGCGCGTTCGATCCCGACGTGAAGATCTCGGTGGAAAACGTGGCGGCACCGAAGGAGATCATGGAGCACGCGGACGCGACGAAAGTTGCGGACCTGCTGGCGACGGTCCATCACGGCGTGCTTGCAATGAGCCCGGACATCAAGGGGCTGGTGCAGACGTCCACGAATCTTGCGACGGTTTCCCTGAATGGCGATACGGTTGAGGTTGTCACCAGCCAGCGCAGTTCGATCGAGAGCAGCAAGAACGCGATTGCACGCATGGTCGCTGCGCTCTGCAAAAACACGGGATTCCACGCGGAGCACACCACGGGGTATCCGGGATGGAAGCCGGAGCCGAACAGCGACATCGTAAAGATCTCGCGCAAGGTGCACGAGGAGGTCCTCGGCAAGGACCCGGAACTGGTAGCGATGCATGCTGGCCTGGAGTGCGGCGTGATCGGCGAAAAGCACCACGGCATGCAGATGATTTCGTTCGGGCCGCAGATCGAGAACCCGCACAGCCCGAATGAACGCGTCCAGATTTCCTCGGTTGAGAGCTTCTGGAAGTTCCTGCGCGTGCTGCTCGAGCGGATTTAGCAGTCGATGCAAATCTTCGTAGACATTCTGACGCAGACGTTTCGCGCTCTTTGGGCGCATCGTCTGCGTACTTTTTTGACGATGTTTGGCATCGCGTGGGGCGTGGGCTCGCTGCTGCTGCTCGTCGGCCTCGGCGAGGGCTTCCGTTCGGGGACGCGACGCGACATGGAGGAGTTGGGAAAGGACATCATGTTCATCTGGGGCGGCCGCGCGCCGGCAGTGCAGGGGAACATGGCGTCCGCGCGCTGGTACCAGCTGACATACCAGGATTATCTCGGCATCCAAGAAGCGCCGTATGTGCGGCGCGCGACACCGTGTATTTCCAGCACAGACGTGCATGCGGTAAGCGAGTTTGCGAACGCGAATGGACAGTTGCTGGGCTGCGAGCCGCAGTATGCCGAGATCCGGTATCTGCCGGTGAAGGATGGACGCTGGCTCAACACGCTGGATGAGGCACAGAAGCGCAATGTGATCGTGCTCGGGGACGAATTGACGCGACATTTGTTTCCAGGGCGTCCGCCGCTGGGTGCGAAGGTGCTGCTAAACGGGGTTGAGTTCGAAGTGGTGGGGACGATCCAGCGCGTGGGGCACGGCGACGAGAATTCGACGAACATGCGCGCGTACATCCCGTTCCGCGTGATGTCCATGTATTTCCCGGTGAAGGGAGAAGAGGGGCGGACGGCGGTTTCGTTCGTCAACTTCCAGCCGCGAACCAGGCAGGAGCACCTGCTTGCGACGAGAGAAGCGCACAAGGTCATCGCTCGCAATCATGGCTTTGATGCAAGCGATGAGAATGCCTTCGAAGGCTGGGACACGATCA
This window encodes:
- a CDS encoding aminoacyl-histidine dipeptidase, translated to MSSSTAVAVAELEPKAIWKHFEALTKIPRPSTKEDAARKYVIGIAEKHGLKHVMDAAGNLVVSKPATKGREHAPMAALQGHLDMVCEKNEGTHFDFDKDAIKVIRGEDWLYADGTTLGSDNGVGVATALAVMESKDIAHGPLEFVFTIDEETGLTGASDFQPGLLKSKYFLNLDGEEKGTLCIGCAGGVNTPAHRKVTKKAAPAGTALRVKVSGLKGGHSGVDIHLGRGNAVRILGRVLETLLRDEHANLADIKGGSAHNAIPREAYAVVVIDPKREEEVKTVVARIAEDVKAELGAFDPDVKISVENVAAPKEIMEHADATKVADLLATVHHGVLAMSPDIKGLVQTSTNLATVSLNGDTVEVVTSQRSSIESSKNAIARMVAALCKNTGFHAEHTTGYPGWKPEPNSDIVKISRKVHEEVLGKDPELVAMHAGLECGVIGEKHHGMQMISFGPQIENPHSPNERVQISSVESFWKFLRVLLERI
- a CDS encoding ABC transporter permease, yielding MQIFVDILTQTFRALWAHRLRTFLTMFGIAWGVGSLLLLVGLGEGFRSGTRRDMEELGKDIMFIWGGRAPAVQGNMASARWYQLTYQDYLGIQEAPYVRRATPCISSTDVHAVSEFANANGQLLGCEPQYAEIRYLPVKDGRWLNTLDEAQKRNVIVLGDELTRHLFPGRPPLGAKVLLNGVEFEVVGTIQRVGHGDENSTNMRAYIPFRVMSMYFPVKGEEGRTAVSFVNFQPRTRQEHLLATREAHKVIARNHGFDASDENAFEGWDTIKQAEAMGAIFDAMNAFLGSVGMVTLGLGAIGVVNIMLVSVSERTSEIGLRKALGATNRSILAQFFFEGVLLTMTSGFIGIAGAGLLMRAMSGIKGPNGFDPPKLIPATAMLAIFSLTLSGVAAGLYPAQRASALTPVEALRKD